From the genome of Miscanthus floridulus cultivar M001 chromosome 10, ASM1932011v1, whole genome shotgun sequence, one region includes:
- the LOC136487875 gene encoding uncharacterized protein has protein sequence MARVEGQRAAEWATTAEQGLEAAKAHQVETKVGLRTSLANTEVALQESLEALESERAALVSERSALESARKALEAEQRALEVERNARSEMDQEVLVLRGWVMGMEEASARLREQVARQAEDLSTLENFHVELGGKVKTLERDLETIKATFSQSVEELTKSDEERRALEGDLDQIHNIAQLVISEVFGSAPSTSTPAVQLVEVLDVVRDLIRSGLFYRASGVLTSVAMHHPNLDFAAICIGYAKGLSMEDI, from the exons ATGGCGCgggtggaggggcagcgtgcagccGAGTGGGCGACtaccgccgagcaagggctcgaggcggcgaAGGCCCACCAGGTAGAGACCAAGGTAGGGTTGCGAACATCCCTGGCAAACACCGAGGTGGCACTTCAAGAGTCCTTGGAGGCCCTTGAGTCAGAGCGGGCTGCTTTGGTGTCAGAGCGGAGTGCCCTGGAGTCAGCACGGAAGGCTCTagaggcagagcagagggcccTAGAGGTGGAGCGAAACGCCCGATCAGAGATGGACCAGGAGGTGCTCGTGCTCCGGGgctgggtgatggggatggaggaagCGAGCGCGCGGCTACGCGAGCAGGTGGCCCGACaagcagaggatctctccacccttgagaacttccacgtcg agctgggtggaaaggtgaagacgctgGAGCGAGACCTAGAGACGATCAAGGCGACCTTCAGCCAGAGTGTGGAGGAACTgaccaagtccgatgaagagcgacgtgctctcgagggggatcttgaccagatccacaacaTTGCCCAGCTGGTCATCTCGGAAgtcttcgggtcggcgccaagCACTAGCACACCCGCCGTCCAGCTGGTGGAGGTTCTGGATGTGGTTCGGGACCTTATCAGGAGCGGGCTGTTCTATAgagcatcgggggtgctgacttcggtggcgatgcaccacccgAACCTGGACTTCGCTGCTATCTGCATTGGGTATGCTAAAGGCTTGAGTATGGAGGACATCTAG